TTTAACATCTATCCATACTTGTAGCGTTTTGGATAAAAAGTTATCAGATAGTCTGCCGGAATTGCGTAATTTACTCCAAAGTCTAAAAGGCAAAGCGCATATTGGTCATGTAGAATTAGCAAAAGGTGATCATGAAACATCTTTATTAGTTCGTCATATCGAAAAACTAAACAATGCTGATGTCAACCAATTAAGACAATTTGCGTTACACAAAGGCTGGCAGTTGTATTTGCAACCTAAAGGACCCGAAAGTCTTCGTCGTATTGATGAAGAACAAGGACCTATGCGATTACATTATGCTTTAAATGCATTTGATGTAAATTTTGCTTTTTCGCCATTGGATTTTACGCAGGTCAATGCCACAGTAAATGAACAAATGGTGCAATTGGCATGTGAATTGCTTCAATTGCAACAGGGTGAAAGAGTACTGGATCTGTTTTGTGGGTTAGGTAATTTTTCGCTTCCACTTGCACGATGTGTTGGTGCAAAGGGTGTGGTTGTTGGTGTGGAAGCAAGTGAAGAAATGGTGCAGCGGGCAACAGATAATGCAAAGCGTAATAATCTGGTGCAGGCAAGCTTCTTTTCACAAGATTTAACAAAAGATTTTTCGCATCATTCTTGGGCAAATCAAGGATTTGATGCATTATTGATTGATCCTCCTCGTGCTGGTGCATATGAAATTATGCAGTATGTGCCGAACTTTGGAGCAAAAAGAATCGTTTATGTATCATGTAATCCAGCAACATTAGCAAGGGATGCAGGTGTTTTGGTTCAACATGGTTACCAGTTAAAAAAAGCAGCGGTTATGGACATGTTTACGCACACAGAACATGTTGAATCGATTGCTTTATTTGAGAAAATTCAAGAGATAAACGATTAAAAACATGAGTTACATATCCAGGAGAATGGTATGGTCACAGTACGTGAACAGTTACCTGAACAACTAACTGAGTTGTCAGAGGAAACGACTGTAGAGCATGCCGCCGAAACACAAGTCGGTTTAGCCTCATGGTTGGATCGGGTTCGTGAAATATTAGATGGGGCAGAGCTTAAACAACTCGAAGAGGTTGCGCATTTAACCCTACAAAAAGAGTTAGATTCAACGGTTAATCATCGTTCCAATACATTTGCTACTGGTGTTGGAATGGCTGATATTCTGGCGCATTTACATGTAGATGAAGATACTTTATCTGCTGCAATGCTTTATCGTAGTGTTCGTGAGGACATTACTGATATAGAAGAAGTAAAGCGAAAGTTTGGTGAGCAAGTTTATAACCTTGTCAAAGGTACTTTGGCAATGGGTAAGCTTTCAGAGCTTATTGAAAAAAATAAACGACTAGAAGACCATTTTAATAACAACCAACGGGAACATTTAAGCGGCATTTATAAAATGCTGATTTCAGTGACCGAAGATGTTCGTGTCGTTTTAATTAAGTTAGCTGAACGTACTTACTCTTTACGTGAGTTGGCAAACTCATCACGTGAACGTCAAGAGCGTGTGGCGCGTGAAATTTTAACTATTTATTCACCATTAGCGCATCGCCTTGGTATTGCACAGCTGAAGTGGGAACTTGAAGACTTAGCGTTTCGTTATTTGGCGCCAGACCGTTATAAAGAGATTGCTTCATTACTCAATGAAAAACGTCTTGAGCGTGAACATTATATCCAGTTCGTGATAGACCGTTTAAAAAGTGAATTGGCGGCGCATGGTATTGAAGCTGAAATTACAGGTCGAGCAAAACACATTTATTCGATTTATCGAAAGATGAAAAGCAAAAACCTAAGTTTCGATCAGCTTTATGATATTCGTGCTTTACGTGTATTGGTGAATAGCGTACCTGAGTGTTATCACTCATTAGGTATTGTTCATCAGATTTGGCGTCATATCCCACATCAGTTCGATGACTATATTACTAACCCGAAAGCCAATGGTTATCGCTCATTACATACTGCTGTTATTGCTGAGAATAAATCCTTAGAGGTACAAATCCGTACTCATGAGATGCATGACGAAGCAGAGTTAGGGGTATGTTCGCACTTTAACTATAAAGAAGGTTCAAAGAATACCGACCACTCTTTTAACCACCGTTTGCATTCGCTTCGTGCTGTTTTGGAACATTACCAAGAACGTAATGAAACAACAGTACATCAAAATGAAGATGAGACGGAAGGTTTTGATCAGCTTCAAGACTTTGAAGGTTTTGAAAAGATTTATGTCTTTAGTCGTGATGGTGATATTAAAGAGCTACCACGTGGCTCAACAGTTTTAGACTTTGCTTATCATGTGCATACAGAGGTAGGAAACAAGTGTTATGCAGCACGTGTTAACCAGCGCTATGTACCATTAACCTATACGTTAAAAACAGGTGAGCAGGTTGAGATTTTAACCAAGAAGGATCGTGAGCCTAACCGTGACTGGTTGGTGAACTCTTTAGGTTATATCAAGACAGCTCGTGCCCGTGACAAATTACGTCATTGGTTCAGACAGCAAGACCGTAGTAAGAACCTTGAAGTTGGCCGTGAGTTACTAAACAAAGAATTGTCTCGATTGGCGATTCACCCTAAGAGTATCGATCTCAACGATTACTCGTCACATTTTAATGTGAAAACAGGGGATGATATTTTGGTTAGTCTGGTCAGCGGCGATATTAGTTTGCATGCTCTGATTAATCAGATTAATCGTCAAATGCATCTGGATCAGGATGAACCTGAACTGGTACTTAAACCAACATTAAACCCACGTGCTAGTCATACTCTGTCTGCGCATGGCATCTTAATTGATGGTTTAGACAATGTTGAGCTACATATTGCGCAGTGTTGCCAACCAGTTCATGGTGAATCAATTGCCGGTTATATCACGTTGAACCGTGGGGTAAGTATTCATAAAGTCTTATGTTCTGATTATCAACGTATGATCAAGCAAGAGCCAGAACGTGCTGTTGAAGCCGATTGGGAAATGCAGCCAACTCGTGGTCAAAGTGTTCAAATTGTAGTTGAGGCTTATGATCGTCGTGGCTTACTCAAAGACTTAACTCAAGTGATTTTTTCTGACCAGATTAATATCCGTCAGGTGAACACAATTTCTGAGGCAGATGGTATTGCTAATATGAAGTTGCTCATTGAGGTGAAAGGCTTGGCTCAGCTTTCACGTTTGTTAGCTCGTTTAGAGCAACAACCGGGGATTATTAGCGCACGACGCATGATTCAAGGTGTTTAACTAAATTGAGAAAAAGGCCGTCAATTGACGGCCTTTTTTATAAGCTACTTTCTTGATAGATAAATATTAGTTAAACGATTTAAAAACTGGGGGCTTATTGTTGAGAGTTGATAAAGCAATTTGGTTTTTATACCAACTGGAGTGTGAGTAGGTGTCCAGAAATGAGCTTTTTTCTCTACAAGTGAAAGCACCTGTTGAGCAATATCATTAGGCGTTAAATCGACTCCCATGTTTTGAATAGAACCTGCATCCATATTGTTGACCATTGCGGTTTGTACAAATAAAGGCATCACATCTAAAACACGAATACCGTATTTTTTCCATTCCACATCTAAACCTTCGGTAATTCCTCTCACTGCAAATTTACTGGCCGAATAAGAAATGAGGTCAGCTTGCCCGTAAATTGCAGAAGCTGAAGAGAGATTAATGACTCGTGCAAAAGAAGCTTGCTTTAAATAAGGGAGTGCAGCATGGCAACCATTGATTACGCCGTTTACATTAATATTGATTGTTCTTTGGTGTGACTTGATATCGATATTTTCAAAGGCTCCGGAATATAAAATCCCTGCGTTATTCACCAAAATATTAAGCTCGCCAGCCCAGTCGGTAAATTCTTTTAATATATGTTGCCACTGGCTGTAGTCACTGACATCTAGATACCCTGCGCATGCATTCGGCCCTAATTCCTGCGCTAAATTTTGAGCAAGCGATTCATTAATGTCATAAATGCCGACTTTATAACCCCGCTGATAAAATACCCGTGCAATTTCTGCTCCAATACCTTGAGCTGCGCCACTAATCAGAATGCTATGTTTCATCTTTTTTTCTCTTTATCGTTACAATATGACGAATGATTTGCCGCTTTAATTTTGATCATAGCAAATTAAGATTTTAAAGTTACTGACCAATTTTTTGAACTTGAGGGTTACATGGATAAATTGCTTAAAATTATGCAAGAGCTACGTGAAAAATGTCCGTGGGACCAAGAGCAAACTCCAATGTCACTGACTAAATATGCGATTGAAGAGGCATATGAAGTCGAGGCTGCCATTCGTCAAGGTGACATTAATGAAATTCGGAATGAATTGGGTGATCTGTTATTACAAGTGGTATTTCAATCGCAAATGTTTAGCGAGCAGGGGGCGTTCAATTTTCAAGATGTGGTTGAGGCAATTAGCGAAAAATTAGTACGACGTCATCCGCACGTTTTTCAAGCAGACCAATTTAACAACTTAACACCAGAACAAGTAAGTGAGTTATGGAAACAAATTAAACAACAAGAAAAGCAAGGAAAACCACAATCAAGATTAGATGAAATTAAACATGGACCAGCACTATCTCAAGCGCAGGAAATTCAAAAAAATGTTGCAAAAGTTGGGTTCGATTTTGAAACGGTAGAAGATGCTTATACAAAATTAGAAGAAGAATTAGATGAGTTTAAACAGGCGCTTAAAAATCAAAATAGTGATGAAATTCAAGATGAATTTGGAGACTGCCTGTTTTCATTAGTCAATGTAGGACGTAAACTTGGCATTTCAAGTGAAAGTTCACTTTTATCAACCATACATAAATTTAGAAGTCGTTTTGCTTTTATTGAAGAGCAAGCCATAAAACAGCAAAGAACATTGGAAGACATGACCTTGTCCGAAATGGATGAATTGTGGAATCAGGCAAAACGACAATTAAAATCAGGGGAAAAACCACATGCAATACAGCATGAGATTTTGGAAAAATAAGTATTTTATTTTAATAATGTTGTGCTTGGGAGTAGTTTCACCTTCAGTTTACGCTCAATCTTTTGATCAAAACTTTCAAGAATGGAAGGCTAAACAGCAGATGTATGACCAAAAGTTAAAGATCACTAAGTCTTCTCATTCTAATGGTTCTAAAATTTCTCAAACTAAAAATTTTAATGACTTTACAGGGCAAATTCATTTGAATCAGGCGAATGTAAATGAGTTTCAGCAATTAAAAGGTGTAGGTGAGAAAAAGGCTCAAGCGATTGTAGAATACAGGCAAAAGAACGGTAGCTTTAAAAATATTGACGAAATTAAAAACGTTAAAGGAATTGGACCAGCTATTTTTGAAAAAAATAAATCGCGTTTAGCCTTATAAAAGTTCTATTCGTCAATTATCATTTCCTGCGCAATCTAAGAGAATCAAATTGCCCTTTGTGTGTGTTAGAGCTATGATTAGCGACAACTTGTTATTTACGTCCTGACGTAGGAGACAGCGTCTTTTGCAAACCTTGCGAGCGTCAAAATGTGGTTTGTCCACAGCCCAACTTCCTTCTTCGATTTTAGATGTGATCGATAGTCTGACTAAAGCAGGCTATGAAGCTTATATTGTTGGGGGTGGTGTCCGTGATTTAATGCTAGGACTCAATCCTAAAGATTTCGATGCAGTCACCAATGCAACACCTTCTCAAATTAAAGAAGTTTTTGGCCGTCGATGCCGAATTATTGGCCGTCGATTTGAATTGGCACATGTCTATTCAGGACGTGAGCTAATCGAAGTTGCCACTTTCCGTGCTCCTCCTAAAAAAGCGGTGACCAGTGCTTCGGGCATGATTTTACGTGACAACAACTGGGGAACCATCGAACAGGACTTTGCTCGACGCGATTTTTCTATCAATACTCTGTACTACCAGCCGCGTAAGGGTATTGTGCTCGATTTCTGTAAAGCAATTGATGATGTCAAAAGTAAGACTTTACGTTTATTGGGCGATCCTGTGCAACGTTTTGAAGAAGATCCGGTGCGTATGCTTCGGACATTACGTTTTGCAGCTAAACTCAACTTTAAAATTGATCCGGCAATTCTCGACATTTTTGATGTTGAGATGACGCAATTACTTCGTGATGTTTCACCACACCGTTTATATGATGAGTCTCAAAAGCTTTTCACAATGGGGCATTTGGCACGCGTATTACCAATGTTGATTGACTTTGGCGTGTGGAAACAGCTTTTTGCTGATATTCGTCCGGATCTCACTCCATTTATTCAACGTGCAGCAAAAAATACTGATCAACGTATTCAGGTGGGTAAAACGATTAATCCGGCATTTTTCTATGCGGTTTTATTGTGGCAGCCATTTTTAGAGCGTTGTGATTTTTATTTATCAAAAGGCGTTGTTCCGGCCGAAGCACGTGCTCAAGCAGGTTTGGATGTTTTAAAACGTCAAGCAACACGCACAGTTATTCCTCGTTTTGCCGAAACTTTTATTCGTGAAGTTTGGGAAATGCAAACCCGTTTGCTTAATCCAAAACCACAGCAAATTGAAGCATTGGCAAGCCATGCTCGTTTCCGCGCTGGATTTGATTTCTTATTACTTCGTGAAAAGTCAGGTGATGACACAACACAGGGAATGGGAAGCTGGTGGGAAGCTTACCAAGAAATGTCAAACGACGAAAAAGAAGCTGCGATTAGCCAATATAATCG
The window above is part of the Acinetobacter baumannii genome. Proteins encoded here:
- the rlmD gene encoding 23S rRNA (uracil(1939)-C(5))-methyltransferase RlmD, with amino-acid sequence MKQQAKSRKPQQPEHIFQVETLSHEGRGIAHYGSHPDHPADKHGKKVFIRYALPGETVKAQITHEAKRLEEAEMVALLAEPSANRVEAVCPHYGICGGCSMQHIHPDEQIRLKQNVLQSHLQHFAGIQPEQWLEPIRSLQSDYRRRARIGVRYLPKQDRLILGFREHHSNRLTSIHTCSVLDKKLSDSLPELRNLLQSLKGKAHIGHVELAKGDHETSLLVRHIEKLNNADVNQLRQFALHKGWQLYLQPKGPESLRRIDEEQGPMRLHYALNAFDVNFAFSPLDFTQVNATVNEQMVQLACELLQLQQGERVLDLFCGLGNFSLPLARCVGAKGVVVGVEASEEMVQRATDNAKRNNLVQASFFSQDLTKDFSHHSWANQGFDALLIDPPRAGAYEIMQYVPNFGAKRIVYVSCNPATLARDAGVLVQHGYQLKKAAVMDMFTHTEHVESIALFEKIQEIND
- a CDS encoding ComEA family DNA-binding protein, encoding MQYSMRFWKNKYFILIMLCLGVVSPSVYAQSFDQNFQEWKAKQQMYDQKLKITKSSHSNGSKISQTKNFNDFTGQIHLNQANVNEFQQLKGVGEKKAQAIVEYRQKNGSFKNIDEIKNVKGIGPAIFEKNKSRLAL
- the pcnB gene encoding polynucleotide adenylyltransferase PcnB — protein: MQTLRASKCGLSTAQLPSSILDVIDSLTKAGYEAYIVGGGVRDLMLGLNPKDFDAVTNATPSQIKEVFGRRCRIIGRRFELAHVYSGRELIEVATFRAPPKKAVTSASGMILRDNNWGTIEQDFARRDFSINTLYYQPRKGIVLDFCKAIDDVKSKTLRLLGDPVQRFEEDPVRMLRTLRFAAKLNFKIDPAILDIFDVEMTQLLRDVSPHRLYDESQKLFTMGHLARVLPMLIDFGVWKQLFADIRPDLTPFIQRAAKNTDQRIQVGKTINPAFFYAVLLWQPFLERCDFYLSKGVVPAEARAQAGLDVLKRQATRTVIPRFAETFIREVWEMQTRLLNPKPQQIEALASHARFRAGFDFLLLREKSGDDTTQGMGSWWEAYQEMSNDEKEAAISQYNRQKAKSRRKVAAEPVESNKVDTEIEPLVDVPEPRSRRGKKERARQEQSIDRFIEKSSAAQTNVMSDHPILKRKRVQRDLSQVIFGPTQ
- a CDS encoding SDR family oxidoreductase, with product MKHSILISGAAQGIGAEIARVFYQRGYKVGIYDINESLAQNLAQELGPNACAGYLDVSDYSQWQHILKEFTDWAGELNILVNNAGILYSGAFENIDIKSHQRTININVNGVINGCHAALPYLKQASFARVINLSSASAIYGQADLISYSASKFAVRGITEGLDVEWKKYGIRVLDVMPLFVQTAMVNNMDAGSIQNMGVDLTPNDIAQQVLSLVEKKAHFWTPTHTPVGIKTKLLYQLSTISPQFLNRLTNIYLSRK
- the mazG gene encoding nucleoside triphosphate pyrophosphohydrolase; its protein translation is MDKLLKIMQELREKCPWDQEQTPMSLTKYAIEEAYEVEAAIRQGDINEIRNELGDLLLQVVFQSQMFSEQGAFNFQDVVEAISEKLVRRHPHVFQADQFNNLTPEQVSELWKQIKQQEKQGKPQSRLDEIKHGPALSQAQEIQKNVAKVGFDFETVEDAYTKLEEELDEFKQALKNQNSDEIQDEFGDCLFSLVNVGRKLGISSESSLLSTIHKFRSRFAFIEEQAIKQQRTLEDMTLSEMDELWNQAKRQLKSGEKPHAIQHEILEK
- a CDS encoding RelA/SpoT family protein, which produces MVTVREQLPEQLTELSEETTVEHAAETQVGLASWLDRVREILDGAELKQLEEVAHLTLQKELDSTVNHRSNTFATGVGMADILAHLHVDEDTLSAAMLYRSVREDITDIEEVKRKFGEQVYNLVKGTLAMGKLSELIEKNKRLEDHFNNNQREHLSGIYKMLISVTEDVRVVLIKLAERTYSLRELANSSRERQERVAREILTIYSPLAHRLGIAQLKWELEDLAFRYLAPDRYKEIASLLNEKRLEREHYIQFVIDRLKSELAAHGIEAEITGRAKHIYSIYRKMKSKNLSFDQLYDIRALRVLVNSVPECYHSLGIVHQIWRHIPHQFDDYITNPKANGYRSLHTAVIAENKSLEVQIRTHEMHDEAELGVCSHFNYKEGSKNTDHSFNHRLHSLRAVLEHYQERNETTVHQNEDETEGFDQLQDFEGFEKIYVFSRDGDIKELPRGSTVLDFAYHVHTEVGNKCYAARVNQRYVPLTYTLKTGEQVEILTKKDREPNRDWLVNSLGYIKTARARDKLRHWFRQQDRSKNLEVGRELLNKELSRLAIHPKSIDLNDYSSHFNVKTGDDILVSLVSGDISLHALINQINRQMHLDQDEPELVLKPTLNPRASHTLSAHGILIDGLDNVELHIAQCCQPVHGESIAGYITLNRGVSIHKVLCSDYQRMIKQEPERAVEADWEMQPTRGQSVQIVVEAYDRRGLLKDLTQVIFSDQINIRQVNTISEADGIANMKLLIEVKGLAQLSRLLARLEQQPGIISARRMIQGV